The Tursiops truncatus isolate mTurTru1 chromosome X, mTurTru1.mat.Y, whole genome shotgun sequence DNA segment GGGCTTCATCCTTTTAGCAGCATTCTCTGGCTTCAGAATCAAAATAGGCTGCAGACAGATTCTCACTTTGGGCCAGTTACTCTCTCTGAGACTTAGTTTCCTCCTTAGCAAAATGAGACAGGCCTGTGAAATAGGTATCCTTATCTGAAGATTAGAGCcaatatcagtaaatatttgttgggcacctattcttttttcccctcctatagtcatcatgttgtacattggATCCCCCAAACTTATTtatcttctaactggaagtttgtatcctttgagcAGCGTCTCCATATTTTCCCTACCTCCCTAGCCCTTGGCCACCACCATgctactgtttctttcttttttttttctttctggctgcaTTGCAAgctggcttgcaggatctcagttccctgaccagggactgaacccaggccttggcagtgaaagcccggaatcctaaccactaggccaccagggaactcccactactctgtttctatgagtttggcttttttagattccatatataagtgatatcctataatacttgtcttttttgtctgatttgtttgacttagtataatgtcctcaaggtccatccatgttgttacaaatagCAGGATTTAtgtcttatggctgaataatattccattttatatgtgtatgtatgaatacacacacacacacacacacacacacacacacatcccacatacttatccattcatccactaaTGGACTCctaggttatttccatattttggctattgtgaataatgctgcagtcaacatgggagtgcagatatctccttGAGATcctggtttcatttcctttggatatatacccagaagagggatttctggatcatatggtagttctatttttaattttttgaggaaccttcatactgttttccaaagtgactgcaccaattcGCATTCCACcgcagtgcacaaaggttcctttgtctccacattctctccaacacttgttatctcttgtctttttgataataagccattctgacaggtgtgaggtgataattatggttttgatttgcattccctgatgattagtgatgttgcacatcttttcatgtacctattggccatttgtatggcttctttggaaaaacgtctattcaggtcctttgcccaatttttattcggattgtttggttttttgctgttgagttgtatgattcctttatatattttggatattaaccctttagcAGATAGACAGTTTGCGAATATTCTCTCCCGTTCCATGGGttgccttttgattttgttgatagtttcttttgctgtgcagatgcTTTTTAGTtcgatgtagtcccacttatttatttttgcttttgttgcttgtgctttttagGTATCATGTAcaagaaatcattgctaagaccaatgtccaGGAACattttccctatattttcttctaggagttttatggtttcaggtcttatgtttaagtctttaatccatttcaagttaatttttgtgagtgataTAAGATaaaggtccagtttcattcttccgCATAtgattatccagttttcccaggaccagttatcaaagagactatcctttccccattgagtattcttggcttctttgCCAAATATTAGTTAACTATATATACgagagtttatttttgggcttaATTCTGTCCattggtctgtttttatgccattaccatactgttttgattactacagccttgtaatatagtttgaaatcaggaaacttCATACccccagctttgtttttcttcctcaagattactttggctgttCAGGGCCTTTTGTAGTTCCACTATTCTAAGTGCTAAGATACTTTTCTAGGTCCTTAGTCACTTTACCTTTGTTAATCCTCATAACGACCCAATGAGGATAGTactattgtctccattttacaaagcagggaaactgaaacccagagaggtTTAAATAATTTACTCAATATCAACGCAGCTAGGTTTGTAATGTGCAGTGGACTCATCTTATGAGCAGGATTTGTAATGTGCAGAGCGCATTTGCGGCGGAGCGGGATTTGTAATGTACAATGGACTTACGCAGAAGTTAGGTTGGTATAGAAGACAAAAACGTTAGAATCAAAATTTCCCTCTAAAATCCCTAAAATTGCCCATAATGTATAGCATTATATTGTCTTTCAATTACTCCAAGATAGCTGGCTTTTCCTCCATTTTTGGAAGggattgctttttcttcatctaatcAACAGATAAAGTCATTGGCTTAGGTTTGGAGGCCATGTTTTTTGGGGGAGAAAAATTGTATCTTTAAACACTGAACAGAAGCACGTAGAGTTTATTTCTCTAAGTTATAGATGTGTGTGCAGTGTGCTGATAAAGcagccagcacagtgcctggaacacagtgggCGCTGAGTGCCTGGAAGCTAGCATTATTCCCCAGTACATGGCACTTCTCTTGGCCACTTCCACATATTGCCATCTCTCTGGTGCCTTGGTCCACCACTTTCCTCACCTTCTCTCACCCCGAAGGTCCTTTCTGCTGATCTGAATCTTACCTGATTTTTCTCCCTCTCAGCCCACACTGATCTTACCCTGCTTCATGTGATTCCCCCAGCTTTGAGAGTTTGGACTTCACAAAGGCAGTGTGCTCTGTGGAGTTTTGTCTCCCCCACAGCTCTTAGCACAGATTTGAGTCTAATGTGGGGCTCAGTGAGTCTACTGTGGGGCTCAGTGGTGGCTGAGTTAGGGGTTTCTGCAGCCCTCTTCTTGTTCTATATAATGAACACCCCCAGGGCATCACGGAAGCTGAGCGAGAGGCTTTTGAGCTGCTCCCGGATGATGAGCGCCAGTGCATCAAGTGCAAGACCACGTGCTTTCTATCAGCCCTAGCCTGCTATGACTGCCCAGACGGCCTTGTCTGCCTTTCCCACATCAATGACCTCTGCAAGTGCTCCAGTAGCCGGCAGTACctgcggtgagcagggggccTACCTGGAGGAAGTGGGCTGAGGAGGGGGATGCAGAACTGGGCCAGATGTGCTCTTCCCTGCCCTCTTCCTCCAGATATCGGTACACCTTGGATGAGCTCCCTGCCATGCTCCATAAGCTGAAGGTCCGGGCTGAGTCCTTTGACACCTGGGCCAACAAAGTGCGAGTGGCCCTGGAGGTGGAGGATGGGCGGAAGCGCAGTGAGTGATGGGGGGACGGAGGGACTCCACAGGCAAGTtctattcccttttcttctgtaCTCCCCCACCCGCTTCCTCTGCCTTTACTCAATACTGCCTACTCCTTGctgctctcattctctctccaGGCCTTGAAGAGCTGAGGGCACTAGAGTCTGAGGCCCGTGAGCGGAGATTTCCTAACAGTGAGCTGCTGCAGCGACTAAAGAACTGCCTGAGCGAGGCAGAGGCTTGCGTGTCCCGGGCTCTGGGGCTGGTCAGCGGCCAGGAAGCTGGGTATGGAAGCATGAGGCGTTGGGCACAGGTAGCCTGCTGAGGAGCCAGCACCTAGGAGAAGGACTatggcggggggaggggtggactCTGAGTACCATTAGGCAGATGACATCAGCAGGAAGCTGACAAGCACTGCAGTTGGAGGCGTTGGGGAGGGCAAGGAGACCAGGCAACTAGAATGGAGGGGAGCGCCCCAGTGCTAAGAAAGCTAGGAATGTTTCTTTTTATCAGTACCTGAAGGTACTGATTTCAGAGAGGCCGAGGGATTTTGTGGGCAGGGAGGTGTTGTGGGAGGTTTAGGGACAAGAAAAGGACACAGAAGCATAAACTGATCATAGAGTTCACAGTAGAAGATGGATTAAAATTGTCCAGCTTCTGTTACCATCAATTTCTAAGCTTCCCCCACCAAATATATATTCCTCTCTTCTAATTCTTTCCCCCCATCATATGAACTTGCATGTATCTTAAAACCCTCCCTCTAACCTGGGCATTTGTGGGGAACTGTGAAGTATGAGAGGTCAAGGTGGGCAGGGATGAGGAAAGGTGTTGGGCCTTAGcacagagatggagggaggggactgGGTTTGGACTTGAAACCCTACATGTGAAACTCCATAGCCCCTACAGGGTGGCTGGTCTACAGATGACCCTGGCTGAGCTCCGAGCCTTTCTGGACCAGATGAACAACCTGCCTTGTGCCATGCACCAGATTGGGGATGTCAAGGTGAGGAAGGGTGGACTTGAAGTGCTGCTGAGGGAtcggggtggggggttgggggaccTGAGCAGTAGGCCATTCTTGGCTTCTTTCAAAAGTTGCAAGTATTTGGGCAAGACAGGATGCACATGTGAGAATAACAGGAGGTAAGAGGCAACGGGTTTTTAGCAAATTGCCTCTTAGAAATGGGATTTGAGGGGCAGGTGACAAGGGTACAGGTACAGGATGCATAGTCAAGGgaaggtttcctggtggaggtggaagaggagaaaggaagtaaCAAGGATGTTTGTGGGCCTGGAAAGCTGAGTCAAGTTCAGGAAGGTAGAGGAGTGGGATGGAGAGGGCAGTGGACACCAGTATGAGTGTAGAGATTGTGAGAAGGCCAAGCATAGCAGAGCATTTTTAGGACAGAGGGTCTCCTGATGCTATACATCAAAATCCTCTGGGGACTTAAATAAAGCACAGGCTCCTGACCAACCCCTATTAAGAATCTCAAGGAGTGGACCCagagatctgcattttaacagatgCCACAGGGTATTCTATCGGGCAGTGAGTGTTGGGAACCACTGCTTAGGGCCTGGCAAAGGAAGAGAGCCCAGCCCGTGCTAGGCTCTCCTCGCAATTACTGGAGGGTAAGAAGGTAGGTAGGGCAGGGGTACGTAGTGGTGGAACTTCTGTGTGAGCCCTGCTGAGGATTTTGTTCTTTATCTGTGTCCTGGTAGGGTATTCTGGAACAGGTGGAAGCCTACCAGGTTGAAGCCCGTGAGGCCCTGGCCTCATTGCCCTCCAGTCCGGGGCTCCTGCAGTCCCTGCTGGAGAGAGGGCGGCAGCTGGGGGTGGAGGTACctgaggcccagcagctccagcgGCAGGTGGAACAGGCGCGATGGCTGGATGAGATGAAACGCACACTGGCCCCCTCAGCCCGAAGGGGCACCCTGGCTGTCATGCGGGGACTGTTGGTCGCGGGTGCCAGTGTAGCCCCTAGCCCTGCTGTGGACAAGGCCCGAGCTGAACTGCAGGAGCTACTGACCATTGCTGAACGCTGGGAGGAGAAGGCCCATCTCTGCCTGGAGGCCAGGTGGGTCTAGCTTCTTCCCCTCCCTGCTCTACCGCAACCTTCAAAGTTTAGCAGAGAAGCTGAAGATGATTCCCATGGGTGGCCTTGGGCACCAGACTCCTGTGTTGGTGTATTGACTATCCTCGCCTTTTTtgtttcctatctttttttttaaactccatagTACACGTAGAGGCAGAGATAGTCTTACGGAGAAGCAGAGATGGACAGATACAGAGCTATATAGAGGACTAGCTCCACAGGCTGACGTGTGCACACACTCACAAGCACAAGTACCAAAAGGCAGATGGACAGGTGTCAGTAGAAAGACACCATGCATGGGACAATCTGACAAAGTGCAGCACCAGGTTAATACTGCAGGTTGTGTGTGTAGGCACTGCCAACAGGCTGACAGACTGGTGGACAAGCAGAGGCATGGAGGTATGGCAGAAGTTGGGTGCGTGCAATCTGGAGCAAGCAGGGACTGACAGCCATGCGTAGGCAGAATACAAGCAAATAGGCCCAAGCAGCAGCCCCAGGGGCTCATATCGCTGTATCTGGAAGTCAGGCTGGGCTTCTGGTTAGGCAGACCACCCCACACTGAGGCCTCTCTTTTCCCTACCTTTAGGCAGAAGCATCCACCAGCCACGCTTGAGGCCATAATTCATGAGGCAGAAAACATCCCTGTTCACCTGCCCAACATCCAGGCTCTCAAGGAGGCTCTTGCTAAGGCCCGGGCCTGGATTGCTGATGTGGACGAGATCCAAGTGAGGACCCTGTTGcacacccccccccgcccccgccccgttTACCCGACACCTTCAGTCCAGCTGGGAGAGATGGCATACATTGCCTTGCGCTGGGTTGAGTTGGGTTGGCTAGAGAGAGGAAGGGGTCACAGCACATCGTGAGGAGGCAAAACGTGCTTGGTGAGCATTGTGAAGAAGGGTTGCAAGGCTGGCCTGAGGGAAGTTAGGATGCTGGTTAGGATGAgaatggtggggggcagggaggatagAAGAGGCAAACCACAACAAAATAACTAGTCTGGTGGTCCTGGGGACTGACTGGATATCCAGAGGCTGAGCCAATGGATGTAGGAGTTGTAAGAGAGAGCCAGGTGGGTGTGCCTTCCTTAGGATGATCCCTGTTTTTTCTGCCTCAAGACTGATTCCAGTCTGTCTTCCCAGCTCAGGGCCAGGCACAGAGTAGCATCATAGATGTTGGCAAGTTGAACTGAGCTTTCTCTTGCCCCTGTCCCAGAATGGTGATCACTACCCCTGCCTGGATGACTTGGAGGGCCTGGTGGCTGTTGGCCGGGACCTACCTGTGGGGTTGGAGGAGCTGAGACAGCTAGAGCTGCAGGTACTGACGGCGCACTCCTGGAGGGAGAAGGCCTCCAAGACCTTTCTCAAGAAGAATTCTTGCTACACTCTGCTGGAGGTGAGGCCTAGGACCCTGACCCACAGCCTCTCCTGCCTCTGGCCCAGCTGTTGAGACAGCTCATATGAGTGGGGCTTTGGGGGtgctgggcaggggagggagggggtgggagtgaggggaagCCTGGACATTCCTCCTTTGTCTGCTTGCCTCAGGTGCTCTGCCCATGTGCAGACGCCGGCTCAGACAGCACCAAGCGCAGCCGGTGGATGGAGAAGGAGCTGGGGTTGTACAAATCTGACACAGAGTTGCTGGGGCTGTCTGCGCAGgacctcagggacccaggctctgtGGTAAGGAGCTTGGGCCCAGATGGGGAGAAGAGCCTGGTGACAATAGTGTCTGAGCCAGGTGGCCATGAGCAGCAGACTGCttgctccctgggcctcagttctcCTGGTTTGGGAGTGGGGTATTCATGGTGCCAGAGAAGGAGGGTTGGGGTGCTGACCTCTCCTCCCCTGTCCTGGGCATGGCAGATCGTGGCCTTCAAGGAGGGGGaacagaaggagaaggagggaattCTGCAGCTGCGTCGCACCAACTCCGCCAAGCCCAGTCCACTGGCATCATCGACCACAGCTTCCTCTGCAAcctccatctgtgtgtgtgggCAGGTGCCAGCTGGGGTGGGAGCTCTGCAGTGTGACCTGTGTCAGGACTGGTTCCATGGGCGATGTGTGTCGGTACCCCGCCTCCTCAGTTCCCCAAGGCCCAGTCCCACCTCATCCCCACTGCTGGCCTGGTGGGAGTGGGACACCAAATTCTTGTGTCCGCTGTGCATGCGCTCACGGCGCCCACGCCTGGAGACCATCCTGGCACTGCTGGTAGCGCTGCAGAGACTGCCTGTGCGGCTGCCTGAGGGTGAGGCCCTGCAGTGCCTCACAGAGAGGGCCATCAGCTGGCAAGGCCGTGCCAGGCAGGCTCTGGCCTCTGAGGATGTGACTGCTGTGTTGGGACGGCTGGCCGAGCTTCGCCAGCGGCTGCAGGCTGAACCCAGGCCCGAGGAGCCCCCTACCTACCCTTCAGCCCCTGCCTCTGACCCTGTCAGAGAAGGCAGTGGCAAGGATATGCCTAAGGTGAGCTGCACAGCCCAGCTCTTTCGCCCTCAAATTCCTGTCTCCTAGCCCTCACCCTTACTTAGGCTCCAGCCCTGTCCCTGCTCTATGACTTTTGGTCTCCTTTggcctggcctccctgccccGTTCTGCCTCCTCTCCAGATCCCTGCAATGCTCCATGCCGGCAGCCTGTGTCTGCCCTCCTCCCGGAGGTGGAGGGTCCCAAGTCTGAGGTTGTGGGGGAGCAATCGGGCCTGGTTCTTCAGTTACCGCTACCTGTCCTTGctctcttcggcaggtgcaggggTTGCTGGAGAATGGAGACAGCATGACCAGTCCCGAGAAGGTAGCCCCGGGGGAGGGCTCAGGTAAGAGAGGTAGGTTTAGGTGTGGGTAGGCTGTTTATTGGATTTCACCAGAGTGACCCACGTGGTCCTCGGCTCTGTCGTGGGGGGTACGACCGGGAGCAGCCTCTAACCCAGCTTGTCCCCACAACCCCTCAGACCTGGAGCTGCTGTCCTCGCTGTTGCCACAGTTGACTGGCCCTGTGTTGGAGCTGCCTGAGGCAACCCGGGCCCCCCTGGAGGAGCTCATGTTGGAGGGGGATCTGCTTGAGGTGACCCTGGATGAGAACCACAGCATCTGGCAGCTGCTGCAGGCTGGGCAGCCTCCAAACCTGGAGCGGATCCGCACACTTctggaggtgaggagaggagggaTCATGGGCAGGGATGGGAGGTCAGGCCAAGCAGGCAGGGAGCCCAGGCCTGACCACTGTCCCGCACTTCTCTTTGCCCGTTGGTGATCACAGCTGGAGAAGGCAGAGCGCCATGGGAGCCGAGCACGGGGCCGGGCGCTggagaggcggcggcggcggaagGTGGATCGGGGTGGGGAGGGCGATGACCCAGCCCGAGAGGAGCTAGAGCCAAAGAGGGTACGGAGCTCAGGGCCAGAGGCCGAGGaggcccaggaggaggaggagctggaggaggagacTGGGGGTGAgggcccacccctgcccaccactGACAGCCCCGGCACCCAGGAGAACCAGAATGGCTTGGAGCCGGCGCTAGGGGCCAGTTCAGGCTCCTCGGCCCCTTTCTCCACTTTGACTCCCCGGCTGCACGTGCCCTGCCCGCAGCAGCCGCCTCAGCAACAATTGTGACAGTGGCTGAGCCTAGCACAGACCCCAACAGAGACCCCTTGGCCTCAAGGATCCTCTTTCTGACCATCAGGCCTGCTTCTTGGGAGGTGGGCGAGTAGGGGGGAtggccacccccccaccccagcccatccCCGAGTCCCTTGACTTTTATATTCTGACTCCAAGGTATTGTTCAgacctcagctcctgggggccGGCCCCTGGAGTCCCCCTCCCTGGTAGCCTCTAACCAGCATTCCCAGACACCTGAGGCAGATAGACAgatggg contains these protein-coding regions:
- the KDM5C gene encoding lysine-specific demethylase 5C isoform X7, encoding MEPGSDDFLPPPECPVFEPSWAEFRDPLGYIAKIRPIAEKSGICKIRPPADWQPPFAVEVDNFRFTPRIQRLNELEAQTRVKLNYLDQIAKFWEIQGSSLKIPNVERRILDLYSLSKIVVEEGGYEAICKDRRWARVAQRLNYPPGKNIGSLLRSHYERIVYPYEMYQSGANLVQCNTRPFDNEEKDKEYKPHSIPLRQSVQPSKFNSYGRRAKRLQPDPEPTEEDIEKNPELKKLQIYGAGPKMMGLGLMAKDKTLRKKDKEGPECPPTIVVKEESGGDVKVESPSPKTFLESKEELSHSPEPCTKMTMRLRRNHSNAQFIESYVCRMCSRGDEDDKLLLCDGCDDNYHIFCLLPPLPEIPKGVWRCPKCVMAECKRPPEAFGFEQATREYTLQSFGEMADSFKADYFNMPVHMVPTELVEKEFWRLVNSIEEDVTVEYGADIHSKEFGSGFPVSDSKRHLTPEEEEYATSGWNLNVMPVLEQSVLCHINADISGMKVPWLYVGMVFSAFCWHIEDHWSYSINYLHWGEPKTWYGVPSLAAEHLEEVMKKLTPELFDSQPDLLHQLVTLMNPNTLMSHGVPVVRTNQCAGEFVITFPRAYHSGFNQGYNFAEAVNFCTADWLPAGRQCIEHYRRLRRYCVFSHEELICKMAACPEKLDLNLAAAVHKEMFIMVQEERRLRKALLEKGITEAEREAFELLPDDERQCIKCKTTCFLSALACYDCPDGLVCLSHINDLCKCSSSRQYLRYRYTLDELPAMLHKLKVRAESFDTWANKVRVALEVEDGRKRSLEELRALESEARERRFPNSELLQRLKNCLSEAEACVSRALGLVSGQEAGPYRVAGLQMTLAELRAFLDQMNNLPCAMHQIGDVKGILEQVEAYQVEAREALASLPSSPGLLQSLLERGRQLGVEVPEAQQLQRQVEQARWLDEMKRTLAPSARRGTLAVMRGLLVAGASVAPSPAVDKARAELQELLTIAERWEEKAHLCLEARQKHPPATLEAIIHEAENIPVHLPNIQALKEALAKARAWIADVDEIQNGDHYPCLDDLEGLVAVGRDLPVGLEELRQLELQVLTAHSWREKASKTFLKKNSCYTLLEVLCPCADAGSDSTKRSRWMEKELGLYKSDTELLGLSAQDLRDPGSVIVAFKEGEQKEKEGILQLRRTNSAKPSPLASSTTASSATSICVCGQVPAGVGALQCDLCQDWFHGRCVSVPRLLSSPRPSPTSSPLLAWWEWDTKFLCPLCMRSRRPRLETILALLVALQRLPVRLPEGEALQCLTERAISWQGRARQALASEDVTAVLGRLAELRQRLQAEPRPEEPPTYPSAPASDPVREGSGKDMPKGLLENGDSMTSPEKVAPGEGSDLELLSSLLPQLTGPVLELPEATRAPLEELMLEGDLLEVTLDENHSIWQLLQAGQPPNLERIRTLLELEKAERHGSRARGRALERRRRRKVDRGGEGDDPAREELEPKRVRSSGPEAEEAQEEEELEEETGGEGPPLPTTDSPGTQENQNGLEPALGASSGSSAPFSTLTPRLHVPCPQQPPQQQL
- the KDM5C gene encoding lysine-specific demethylase 5C isoform X5, encoding MEPGSDDFLPPPECPVFEPSWAEFRDPLGYIAKIRPIAEKSGICKIRPPADWQPPFAVEVDNFRFTPRIQRLNELEAQTRVKLNYLDQIAKFWEIQGSSLKIPNVERRILDLYSLSKIVVEEGGYEAICKDRRWARVAQRLNYPPGKNIGSLLRSHYERIVYPYEMYQSGANLVQCNTRPFDNEEKDKEYKPHSIPLRQSVQPSKFNSYGRRAKRLQPDPEPTEEDIEKNPELKKLQIYGAGPKMMGLGLMAKDKTLRKKDKEGPECPPTIVVKEESGGDVKVESPSPKTFLESKEELSHSPEPCTKMTMRLRRNHSNAQFIESYVCRMCSRGDEDDKLLLCDGCDDNYHIFCLLPPLPEIPKGVWRCPKCVMAECKRPPEAFGFEQATREYTLQSFGEMADSFKADYFNMPVHMVPTELVEKEFWRLVNSIEEDVTVEYGADIHSKEFGSGFPVSDSKRHLTPEEEEYATSGWNLNVMPVLEQSVLCHINADISGMKVPWLYVGMVFSAFCWHIEDHWSYSINYLHWGEPKTWYGVPSLAAEHLEEVMKKLTPELFDSQPDLLHQLVTLMNPNTLMSHGVPVVRTNQCAGEFVITFPRAYHSGFNQGYNFAEAVNFCTADWLPAGRQCIEHYRRLRRYCVFSHEELICKMAACPEKLDLNLAAAVHKEMFIMVQEERRLRKALLEKGITEAEREAFELLPDDERQCIKCKTTCFLSALACYDCPDGLVCLSHINDLCKCSSSRQYLRYRYTLDELPAMLHKLKVRAESFDTWANKVRVALEVEDGRKRSLEELRALESEARERRFPNSELLQRLKNCLSEAEACVSRALGLVSGQEAGPYRVAGLQMTLAELRAFLDQMNNLPCAMHQIGDVKGILEQVEAYQVEAREALASLPSSPGLLQSLLERGRQLGVEVPEAQQLQRQVEQARWLDEMKRTLAPSARRGTLAVMRGLLVAGASVAPSPAVDKARAELQELLTIAERWEEKAHLCLEARQKHPPATLEAIIHEAENIPVHLPNIQALKEALAKARAWIADVDEIQNGDHYPCLDDLEGLVAVGRDLPVGLEELRQLELQVLTAHSWREKASKTFLKKNSCYTLLEVLCPCADAGSDSTKRSRWMEKELGLYKSDTELLGLSAQDLRDPGSVIVAFKEGEQKEKEGILQLRRTNSAKPSPLASSTTASSATSICVCGQVPAGVGALQCDLCQDWFHGRCVSVPRLLSSPRPSPTSSPLLAWWEWDTKFLCPLCMRSRRPRLETILALLVALQRLPVRLPEGEALQCLTERAISWQGRARQALASEDVTAVLGRLAELRQRLQAEPRPEEPPTYPSAPASDPVREGSGKDMPKGLLENGDSMTSPEKVAPGEGSGKRDLELLSSLLPQLTGPVLELPEATRAPLEELMLEGDLLEVTLDENHSIWQLLQAGQPPNLERIRTLLELEKAERHGSRARGRALERRRRRKVDRGGEGDDPAREELEPKRVRSSGPEAEEAQEEEELEEETGGEGPPLPTTDSPGTQENQNGLEPALGASSGSSAPFSTLTPRLHVPCPQQPPQQQL
- the KDM5C gene encoding lysine-specific demethylase 5C isoform X8, with the translated sequence MEPGSDDFLPPPECPVFEPSWAEFRDPLGYIAKIRPIAEKSGICKIRPPADWQPPFAVEVDNFRFTPRIQRLNELEIVVEEGGYEAICKDRRWARVAQRLNYPPGKNIGSLLRSHYERIVYPYEMYQSGANLVQCNTRPFDNEEKDKEYKPHSIPLRQSVQPSKFNSYGRRAKRLQPDPEPTEEDIEKNPELKKLQIYGAGPKMMGLGLMAKDKTLRKKDKEGPECPPTIVVKEESGGDVKVESPSPKTFLESKEELSHSPEPCTKMTMRLRRNHSNAQFIESYVCRMCSRGDEDDKLLLCDGCDDNYHIFCLLPPLPEIPKGVWRCPKCVMAECKRPPEAFGFEQATREYTLQSFGEMADSFKADYFNMPVHMVPTELVEKEFWRLVNSIEEDVTVEYGADIHSKEFGSGFPVSDSKRHLTPEEEEYATSGWNLNVMPVLEQSVLCHINADISGMKVPWLYVGMVFSAFCWHIEDHWSYSINYLHWGEPKTWYGVPSLAAEHLEEVMKKLTPELFDSQPDLLHQLVTLMNPNTLMSHGVPVVRTNQCAGEFVITFPRAYHSGFNQGYNFAEAVNFCTADWLPAGRQCIEHYRRLRRYCVFSHEELICKMAACPEKLDLNLAAAVHKEMFIMVQEERRLRKALLEKGITEAEREAFELLPDDERQCIKCKTTCFLSALACYDCPDGLVCLSHINDLCKCSSSRQYLRYRYTLDELPAMLHKLKVRAESFDTWANKVRVALEVEDGRKRSLEELRALESEARERRFPNSELLQRLKNCLSEAEACVSRALGLVSGQEAGPYRVAGLQMTLAELRAFLDQMNNLPCAMHQIGDVKGILEQVEAYQVEAREALASLPSSPGLLQSLLERGRQLGVEVPEAQQLQRQVEQARWLDEMKRTLAPSARRGTLAVMRGLLVAGASVAPSPAVDKARAELQELLTIAERWEEKAHLCLEARQKHPPATLEAIIHEAENIPVHLPNIQALKEALAKARAWIADVDEIQNGDHYPCLDDLEGLVAVGRDLPVGLEELRQLELQVLTAHSWREKASKTFLKKNSCYTLLEVLCPCADAGSDSTKRSRWMEKELGLYKSDTELLGLSAQDLRDPGSVIVAFKEGEQKEKEGILQLRRTNSAKPSPLASSTTASSATSICVCGQVPAGVGALQCDLCQDWFHGRCVSVPRLLSSPRPSPTSSPLLAWWEWDTKFLCPLCMRSRRPRLETILALLVALQRLPVRLPEGEALQCLTERAISWQGRARQALASEDVTAVLGRLAELRQRLQAEPRPEEPPTYPSAPASDPVREGSGKDMPKQVQGLLENGDSMTSPEKVAPGEGSGKRDLELLSSLLPQLTGPVLELPEATRAPLEELMLEGDLLEVTLDENHSIWQLLQAGQPPNLERIRTLLELEKAERHGSRARGRALERRRRRKVDRGGEGDDPAREELEPKRVRSSGPEAEEAQEEEELEEETGGEGPPLPTTDSPGTQENQNGLEPALGASSGSSAPFSTLTPRLHVPCPQQPPQQQL
- the KDM5C gene encoding lysine-specific demethylase 5C isoform X2, with translation MEPGSDDFLPPPECPVFEPSWAEFRDPLGYIAKIRPIAEKSGICKIRPPADWQPPFAVEVDNFRFTPRIQRLNELEAQTRVKLNYLDQIAKFWEIQGSSLKIPNVERRILDLYSLSKIVVEEGGYEAICKDRRWARVAQRLNYPPGKNIGSLLRSHYERIVYPYEMYQSGANLVQCNTRPFDNEEKDKEYKPHSIPLRQSVQPSKFNSYGRRAKRLQPDPEPTEEDIEKNPELKKLQIYGAGPKMMGLGLMAKDKTLRKKDKEGPECPPTIVVKEESGGDVKVESPSPKTFLESKEELSHSPEPCTKMTMRLRRNHSNAQFIESYVCRMCSRGDEDDKLLLCDGCDDNYHIFCLLPPLPEIPKGVWRCPKCVMAECKRPPEAFGFEQATREYTLQSFGEMADSFKADYFNMPVHMVPTELVEKEFWRLVNSIEEDVTVEYGADIHSKEFGSGFPVSDSKRHLTPEEEEYATSGWNLNVMPVLEQSVLCHINADISGMKVPWLYVGMVFSAFCWHIEDHWSYSINYLHWGEPKTWYGVPSLAAEHLEEVMKKLTPELFDSQPDLLHQLVTLMNPNTLMSHGVPVVRTNQCAGEFVITFPRAYHSGFNQGYNFAEAVNFCTADWLPAGRQCIEHYRRLRRYCVFSHEELICKMAACPEKLDLNLAAAVHKEMFIMVQEERRLRKALLEKGITEAEREAFELLPDDERQCIKCKTTCFLSALACYDCPDGLVCLSHINDLCKCSSSRQYLRYRYTLDELPAMLHKLKVRAESFDTWANKVRVALEVEDGRKRSLEELRALESEARERRFPNSELLQRLKNCLSEAEACVSRALGLVSGQEAGPYRVAGLQMTLAELRAFLDQMNNLPCAMHQIGDVKGILEQVEAYQVEAREALASLPSSPGLLQSLLERGRQLGVEVPEAQQLQRQVEQARWLDEMKRTLAPSARRGTLAVMRGLLVAGASVAPSPAVDKARAELQELLTIAERWEEKAHLCLEARQKHPPATLEAIIHEAENIPVHLPNIQALKEALAKARAWIADVDEIQNGDHYPCLDDLEGLVAVGRDLPVGLEELRQLELQVLTAHSWREKASKTFLKKNSCYTLLEVLCPCADAGSDSTKRSRWMEKELGLYKSDTELLGLSAQDLRDPGSVIVAFKEGEQKEKEGILQLRRTNSAKPSPLASSTTASSATSICVCGQVPAGVGALQCDLCQDWFHGRCVSVPRLLSSPRPSPTSSPLLAWWEWDTKFLCPLCMRSRRPRLETILALLVALQRLPVRLPEGEALQCLTERAISWQGRARQALASEDVTAVLGRLAELRQRLQAEPRPEEPPTYPSAPASDPVREGSGKDMPKVQGLLENGDSMTSPEKVAPGEGSGKRDLELLSSLLPQLTGPVLELPEATRAPLEELMLEGDLLEVTLDENHSIWQLLQAGQPPNLERIRTLLELEKAERHGSRARGRALERRRRRKVDRGGEGDDPAREELEPKRVRSSGPEAEEAQEEEELEEETGGEGPPLPTTDSPGTQENQNGLEPALGASSGSSAPFSTLTPRLHVPCPQQPPQQQL